In Perognathus longimembris pacificus isolate PPM17 chromosome 23, ASM2315922v1, whole genome shotgun sequence, a single genomic region encodes these proteins:
- the Msln gene encoding mesothelin: MALSAARHLLGPCRTPVQGSLLLLLLPLGLGWTQPLKATVTPVRPGRQEPVLPVAGMRDPVSLAPGLSSLFCVEVSHWSARRVLELVVTTRQKNITLHVDQLRCLASRLSGHLTLQDLDTLPVDMLPFLNPALFPGPQACAGFLSRVSKANIHMLPPGAPERQRLLPVALACRGVRGFRVSEADVQALGSLACDLPGRFVTKAAASLLPRLASCPGPLGWDQQEAARMALKAGGPPYGPPSRWSVSTLDALQGLLAVLDMSIIHSIPQGVVASWLQRISGPQSWRKSEPTDLLPRFRRDTEKACPPEKKVEVVDESLFWYEEWELEACVDGTMLAEQMDNVNRIPFTYQQLSIFKRKLDKTYPQGYPEALVRKLGLLFRYVLPEDISKWNVTSLDMVKDLFRASSGQSTNVQVTALVARYLLGRDDLDKDTLDFLAGVRPTYLCVLSAEQLESLPLSVLWTVMPKDLDACSPQQLGLLYPKAQLAFQNVSGLEYFGKIKAFLGGASTEDLQALGRQNISMDLATFKQLPVESVVRLTVDDVKMLLGLHVAELKGEENNSPVRDWIFQQHQEDLDQLGLGLQGGVPNGYLILDLSFREAFSRGAPCPTPGPVLAWLSALLLVFTLS, from the exons ATGGCCTTATCTGCAGCCCGACACCTTCTGGGGCCCTGCAGGACCCCTGTTCAGGgcagcctgctgctgctgctgctgccactgGGCCTTG GCTGGACACAACCCCTGAAGGCTACAGTGACACCGGTGAGGCCTGGAAGACAG GAGCCCGTCCTCCCGGTAGCTGGCATGCGTGACCCTGTCAG CCTGGCCCCAGGCCTCTCTAGCCTCTTCTGTGTGGAGGTGTCTCACTGGAGTGCCAGGCGTGTCCTGGAGCTGGTTGTGACCACGAGGCAGAAGAACATTACGCTCCATGTGGATCAG CTGCGCTGTCTGGCAAGCCGTCTCTCTGGGCACCTCACCCTTCAGGACCTGGATACCCTCCCAGTGGATATGCTGCCCTTCCTCAA CCCTGCCTTGTTCCCTGGGCCTCAGGCCTGTGCTGGCTTCTTGTCCCGAGTCTCCAAGGCCAACATTCACATGCTCCCACCAGGGGCTCCTGAGCGCCAGCGACTGCTCCCCGTAGCCCTGGCCTGCCGG GGTGTGCGGGGCTTTCGGGTGAGTGAGGCTGACGTGCAGGCCCTGGGGAGCCTGGCTTGTGACCTGCCCGGGCGCTTTGTGACCAAGGCAGCGGCCTCCCTTCTCCCCCGGCTGGCCAGCTGCCCAGGGCCCCTGGGCTGGGACCAGCAGGAGGCAGCAAGGATGGCTCTGAAGGCTGGAGGACCCCCTTATGG CCCCCCATCGAGGTGGTCTGTCTCCACCCTGGATGCTCTGCAGGGCCTGCTGGCTGTGCTGGACATGTCCATCATTCACAGCATCCCCCAG GGGGTTGTGGCCTCATGGCTACAGCGCATCTCTGGGCCCCAATCATGGCGGAAGTCTGAGCCCACTGACCTGCTGCCAAGGTTCCGGCGAGACACAGAAA AGGCCTGTCCCCCGGAGAAGAAGGTGGAGGTCGTGGATGAAAGCCTCTTCTGGTATGAGGAGTGGGAGCTGGAGGCCTGCGTGGATGGCACCATGCTGGCTGAACAGATGGACAATGTGAACAGGATCCCCTTCACCTACCAGCAGCTCAGCATTTTCAAGCGCAAGTTGGACAAG ACCTATCCACAAGGGTACCCCGAGGCCCTGGTCCGGAAGCTCGGCCTCCTTTTCCGCTATGTCCTCCCAGAGGACATCAGCAAGTGGAACGTGACCTCCCTGGACATGGTGAAGGACTTGTTCCGGGCCAGCAGCGGGCAGAGCACCAACGTGCAG GTGACCGCCCTGGTTGCCCGCTACCTGCTGGGGAGGGATGATTTGGATAAGGACACGCTGGACTTCCTGGCTGGTGTCCGCCCCACTTACCTGTGTGTCCTCAGTGCCGAGCAGCTGGAGTCCCTGCCCCTCAGTGTCCTATG GACAGTCATGCCCAAGGATCTGGATGCATGCAGCCCACAGCAGCTGGGCCTTCTCTATCCCAAGGCCCAGTTGGCCTTCCAGAATGTGAGCGGGCTGGAGTACTTTGGGAAGATCAAGGCCTTCCTAG GTGGGGCTTCCACAGAGGACCTGCAGGCCCTTGGCCGACAGAACATCAGCATGGACTTGGCCACATTCAAGCAGCTGCCCGTGGAGTCAGTGGTG CGGCTGACCGTGGATGATGTGAAGATGCTTCTGGGCCTGCATGTGGCAGAGCTGAAGGGGGAGGAGAACAATAGCCCCGTGCGGGACTGGATCTTCCAGCAGCACCAGGAAGACCTGGACCAGCTGGGGCTTGGGCTACAGGGCGGCGTCCCCAATGGCTACTTGATCCTGGACCTCAGCTTCCGAG AGGCTTTCTCCCGGGGAGCTCCATGTCCTACACCTGGACCTGTGCTTGCCTggctctctgctctgctcttgGTCTTCACTCTGAGCTGA